In Glandiceps talaboti chromosome 6, keGlaTala1.1, whole genome shotgun sequence, one DNA window encodes the following:
- the LOC144436361 gene encoding aminopeptidase O-like → MATWQAIIHCPSQYVVLMSGDDEAVTQQQSDGVTSYCYHVNVPAPSSTLTVAIGQWSGVDIITNQQTYDTSYESNRSDVAPHCCHDNKWPCRIGRYDQSVLPCRIYAPSSILQKAIAEFGPCLPMYLQAVFTLLGPHPFSRLDLLIVPKCFSSLGMASPSIIFLSQSLLSGDHSMCIRLAHEISHSWFGLIIGARDWTEEWLSEGFATYMEDLIQAEAKQWSKEEQDQHSNLRSVIRYRALKAELENTEAELQTLRPSGVDTTGSESLDGEVTFVKNGLNHEKGFMQVHYIKGYFLLRHLAKLVGQSNFNQVIRNYVTIHHCQQVLSQELFQLYFGAFPHLRDQGITTETIYRDWLDHPGMPQDLNPDDFTQNNSLVEEVNVEFQKWLIIDRSNQKCKKSPRKKTKILFDSAERKQLIPDQLVLLLEKLLELDTMSKSTLNQLDKTYNVSSGNADVRHRWCELLVKHQHRGRYDDVKKFLTEDQAMGVYLYGELMVAEQPREKRLAQDCFLSVANEMDFGCHKIVREMIYGEDGVSESTTTDPGQTGHIVGHESTSMVPDRL, encoded by the exons atggcaacctgGCAAGCTATCATTCATTGTCCATCGCAGTATGTTGTACTTATGAGTGGTGATGATGAAGCAGTAACCCAGCAACAAAGTGATG GAGTTACATCATATTGTTATCATGTAAATGTACCAGCACCATCGTCTACTCTAACAGTTGCCATTGGACAGTGGAGTGGAGTTGATATTATAACCAACCAACAGACCTATGATACCAGTTATGAATCTAACAg ATCTGATGTTGCTCcacattgttgtcatgacaacaaatggccATGTCGTATTGGTCGATATGATCAATCTGTCCTACCATGTCGGATCTATGCACCATCATCTATTCTACAGAAAGCTATAGCAGAGTTTGGTCCATGCTTACCAATGTATCTACAAGCAGTCTTTACATTACTAGGACCACACCCATTCAGCCGTCTAGATCTACTTATTGTACCGAAGTGCTTCTCAAGTCTTGGAATGGCAAG TCCCAGTATTATATTCCTATCCCAATCTCTGTTATCTGGTGACCACAGTATGTGTATCAGACTAGCCCATGAAATCAGTCATTCATGGTTTGGACTCATCATTGGGGCACGTGATTGGACAGAGGAGTGGCTGAGTGAAGGATTTGCCACATACATGGAAGATTTGATACAAGCAGAGGCTAAGCAG TGGAGTAAAGAAGAACAGGACCAACATTCCAATCTGAGATCAGTTATACGATATAGAGCATTGAAAGCAGAACTAGAGAATACAGAGGCAGAGTTACAGACATTAAGACCAAGTGGTGTTGATACTACAGGAAGTGAAAGTCTAGATGGAGAGGTTACATTTGTGAAAAATGGGTTAAATCATGAGAAAGGTTTCATGCAAGTCCATTATATCAAG GGTTACTTCTTGCTTCGACATCTTGCCAAGTTAGTTGGTCAGTCCAACTTTAACCAAGTTATCAGGAACTATGTCACTATACATCATTGTCAGCAAGTTTTATCACAGGAATTATTTCAACTCTACTTTGGTGCATTTCCACATCTCAG GGACCAAGGCATCACCACGGAAACCATCTATCGTGACTGGTTAGATCATCCTGGCATGCCTCAAGACTTAAATCCTGATGATTTCACCCAAAATAACAGTTTGGTTGAAGAGGTCAATGTTGAG ttcCAAAAGTGGTTGATAATTGACAGAAGCAACCAGAAATGCAAGAAATCACCAAGAAAGAAGACAAAGATATTATTTGACAGTGCAGAGCGCAAACAG TTGATACCAGACCAGCTTGTCCTTCTTCTTGAGAAGCTACTAGAGCTGGACACTATGTCTAAATCTACACTCAATCAACTTGACAAGACTTACAATGTAAGCAGTGGTAATGCTGATGTCAGACATCGATGGTGTGAATTACTTGTCAAACAtcaacacagagggcgctatgATGATGTAAAGAAGTTTCTTACAGAGGACCAG GCAATGGGTGTGTATTTGTATGGCGAATTGATGGTTGCTGAGCAACCACGAGAAAAAAGGTTAGCACAAGACTGTTTCTTGTCAGTTGCTAATGAGATGGACTTTGGATGTCACAAAATAGTTCGAGAAATGATCTACGGGGAAGACGGTGTATCAGAGTCAACCACTACTGATCCTGGTCAAACTGGACACATAGTTGGACACGAATCAACTAGTATGGTTCCTGATAggctgtaa
- the LOC144436626 gene encoding BTB/POZ domain-containing protein 19-like, translating into MANEQFMKGDITLFAKEMRKLINQKEMSDVKFIVGGSRRTVFAHRCILSTRCEVFRAMFSDQAASGEDSTVPFVLSDVDPDIFLAVLEFLYTNCVTLNGKIAIEVLASSIEYGLDDLRRLCVEYLIDTLAVNNACEAMQAAVTYGQDELRETCLEFTENNTKTVFKTKGFHEMSEEAMSVVLESDSLSLDELDILACVREWATVNSVVLGKQIAEVAENVISHVRLPVLSAEELKKIEQDNRKEHFVPVSMISYAWKYHALRQPESGNPQTKLRRGTAPRDTHGGLVAWDD; encoded by the exons ATGGCTAATGAACAGTTCATGAAGGGTGACATAACTCTGTTCGCCAAGGAGATGAGAAAATTGATTAATCAAAAGGAAATGAG TGATGTCAAATTTATTGTTGGAGGATCAAGACGAACTGTTTTTGCTCATCGATGTATTCTGTCCACAAGATGTGAAGTGTTCAGAGCAATGTTTTCTGACCAAGCAGCATCGGGGGAGGATTCCACTGTACCATTTGTACTGTCTGACGTAGACCCTGATATATTTTTAGCAGTCTTAGAATTTCTCTATACAAATTGTGTCACATTAAATGGCAAAATA gCTATAGAAGTATTAGCATCATCTATAGAGTATGGTTTAGATGATTTACGTAGATTGTGTGTAGAGTACTTGATTGATACCCTAGCAGTAAACAATGCATGTGAAGCTATGCAAGCAGCTGTTACCTATGGTCAAGATGAACTCAGGGAAACGTGCCTAgaatttacagaaaataatacAAAG ACGGTTTTCAAGACTAAAGGTTTCCACGAAATGTCTGAGGAAGCCATGTCAGTTGTGTTGGAAAGTGATAGTTTATCACTAGATGAATTGGATATATTGGCATGTGTTAGAGAATGGGCAACAGTCAATTCT GTTGTGTTAGGTAAACAAATAGCTGAAGTTGCAGAAAATGTTATTAGTCATGTAAGACTTCCTGTATTATCAGCTGAAGAACTCAAGAAAATTGAACAAGATAATAGAAAAGAACATTTTGTACCT GTCTCTATGATATCCTATGCCTGGAAGTACCATGCTCTCAGACAACCAGAATCAGGCAATCCACAGACAAAGCTAAGGCGGGGTACAGCGCCCAGAGATACACATGGAGGTCTTGTGGCATGGGACGATTAG
- the LOC144436885 gene encoding aminopeptidase O-like, with protein MDPCTVDPGGLDPGKDLPLMANTTDILVKHFIVDLKVNFDERRFHGNIVLFCEPNIKGMKRSQPRVTCETTDVSGREDDSVMSKRRAAGISSGNHRNLRDEITGEDSGQGQGDRGDDSHQCQSQQERTKPKILDGELLQSKDDDYRNPFYFTLDCRDITIKRVEEIVLTSKETNDGCHTQEDINSTIDSGIVHHDNNIHTTNNIRDISDQVCGNHGNTDSHILEDILGFDGFDCKARNKAFWNCKELPGNSLHFSMDPWCVRIWKDGVHDVIDFPAIVRIHYHSNPEGTSVSWAHDQDNK; from the coding sequence ATGGATCCCTGTACGGTAGACCCAGGTGGCTTGGATCCAGGCAAGGATTTACCGTTGATGGCAAACACTACGGATATTCTTGTCAAACATTTCATTGTCGATCTCAAAGTAAATTTTGATGAGCgacgtttccatggaaatatcGTACTTTTTTGTGAGCCAAATATTAAGGGAATGAAAAGATCACAACCACGTGTTACATGTGAAACAACTGATGTAAGTGGAAGAGAAGATGATTCAGTAATGTCGAAAAGACGAGCTGCAGGTATTTCCTCAGGTAACCACAGGAACTTACGAGATGAAATCACAGGTGAAGActcaggtcaaggtcaaggtgaTAGAGGAGATGACTCACACCAGTGTCAAAGTCAACAAGAAAGAACAAAACCAAAAATATTAGATGGAGAACTATTACAAAGTAAAGATGATGATTATCGGAATCCATTTTACTTCACACTTGATTGTCGAGATATTACTATAAAAAGAGTTGAAGAAATTGTGTTGACTAGTAAAGAAACTAATGATGGGTGTCATACACAAGAAGACATAAACAGTACTATTGATAGTGGCATAGTACATCATGACaataacatacacacaacaaacaacatCAGAGACATTTCAGATCAAGTTtgtggtaaccatggtaacacagaCTCACATATTCTTGAAGACATTCTTGGATTTGATGGCTTTGATTGTAAAGCTAGGAACAAGGCATTCTGGAACTGTAAAGAGCTCCCTGGAAATTCACTACATTTTTCCATGGATCCATGGTGTGTGAGAATTTGGAAGGATGGAGTCCATGATGTCATAGATTTCCCAGCTATTGTTAGGATACATTACCATAGCAACCCTGAAGGTACTTCAGTTAGTTGGGCCCATGACCAAGATAACAAGTAA